One Sulfitobacter sp. S190 DNA window includes the following coding sequences:
- a CDS encoding spore coat U domain-containing protein — translation MGNKPLNSMLQRCGALLAVIGIVGPVWAATSTGNLNVTATVANSCSISTTALDFSLVNIGSLTNEATAGEIEILCTATQSSTTVTIDGGQNESAGQRRMESAGNFMPYDIHTDAAHANNVASGGTVYSGSINAANTLSVSLYGQVPAGSYVAGSYNDVLTITLIY, via the coding sequence ATGGGTAACAAACCGCTGAATTCAATGCTGCAACGCTGCGGTGCCCTGCTTGCGGTCATCGGTATTGTAGGACCCGTTTGGGCCGCGACCTCGACAGGAAACCTGAACGTCACTGCGACGGTCGCCAACAGCTGCAGCATCTCGACAACCGCGTTAGACTTTTCGCTCGTGAATATCGGCTCCCTTACGAACGAAGCGACCGCGGGTGAAATCGAAATTCTCTGTACAGCCACCCAAAGCAGCACAACCGTCACGATCGACGGGGGCCAAAACGAAAGCGCAGGACAGCGGCGGATGGAATCTGCGGGAAATTTTATGCCTTACGATATTCACACAGACGCCGCGCACGCGAACAACGTCGCGTCCGGGGGAACCGTTTACTCTGGCTCCATAAACGCGGCCAATACCCTTTCCGTATCACTTTACGGGCAGGTGCCGGCAGGCAGTTACGTCGCCGGCTCCTACAATGACGTACTGACGATCACACTCATCTACTAA
- a CDS encoding Hint domain-containing protein, producing MAILDNELFFGTDGFAENGATTITENGNATIVQGRFTPGAWDASQSGRNVSDFGAFGVTEPVSAEFTFSNAVENLSFDIQHLNDDGASTFDDSWTILAYDDNGDQIPAADIIAGLTGLDDETVSVNPDGSVQIEANGTNPNDVTVNLVGPVSSLQLTLSPGSGGSQSGGSGISDFSFDVPVADIDGDGIADADDLDTDGDGLTDAEEGLATVSPSTITIAFNGDEFAASEEDNTRWELRDPDGNLVASDDNISSGTTVTTISVGDLGDYSFTVFDDFGDGISGDNPARFTVSVDDTVVIDSGPNPNFGTTFSESFAVEEREVTRDTDGDGVADHLDLDSDNDGITDNVEAQSTDGYVAPSGSDSNGDGIDDSYANGLTPVDTDGDGTADYLDSDSDDDGVSDADEAGHGQSQQAIDASGDADFDGIADVVDDVDGRDVNDTDVDGGIFTLSDSDGDRSASGNGAAPGTADFDYRDATGRDFIVEGSSGSDRIDDNYAGDPDNDRIDNNDAADGSDDDLVLAGAGDDEVEGGAGSDTLRGEEGDDTLTGGYADGTAGIGGTSQVGNAFTVISLGNRSDSDADETDGGQTDNAEALLGTFGGFGAELYNNFASAVANDTDGNGQVDDDDDGTVSETITIDGTDLQVDSATVYSATATFIDGTSGTFSAVVFQTTTGDVFLAPELSDNTDNALLTSAPIESISLNGVLVDNTFLSSNRLDANYRVPANDTSADSLDGGAGNDDLRGAAGDDTLEGGSGNDTLGGSMGRDSLIGGDGDDVIRVSEGDTADGGEGDDLFILEDLRESGNASITIVGGEGGETEGDTLQLTPDVSFSDITFTDTDDENGGLSGNFTTSDGTFVSFSEIENIICFTPGTRILTEAGERAIDTLRPGDRIITRDHGAQPLRWMGRRSVPGIGHLAPIELSADSLPGLSCTTRVSPQHRFLLSGYEAELLFGEEEVLVAAKHLIDHQSVRRIACPEVTYLHMMFDHHEVVFANGCATESFHAADTGMSAVSAKAREEIFAIFPELRWNFGGHGATARMCLTAREARLLSSQGDVANHNSRYLSACGD from the coding sequence TTGGCGATACTTGATAACGAGCTTTTCTTCGGCACGGATGGGTTTGCCGAAAACGGCGCCACCACGATCACCGAAAACGGGAACGCAACGATCGTTCAGGGGCGGTTCACGCCCGGGGCTTGGGATGCGTCCCAAAGCGGTCGAAACGTGTCCGATTTCGGCGCATTCGGTGTGACCGAACCGGTCTCCGCTGAGTTCACTTTCTCGAACGCTGTCGAAAACCTGTCTTTCGATATCCAGCATCTGAACGACGATGGCGCGAGCACATTCGACGACAGCTGGACCATTCTCGCATACGATGACAACGGCGATCAAATTCCGGCCGCCGACATCATTGCCGGATTGACCGGGCTCGACGACGAGACAGTGTCGGTGAACCCGGATGGTTCGGTGCAGATCGAGGCCAATGGGACCAATCCCAACGATGTCACGGTCAATCTTGTCGGGCCGGTCTCGTCCTTACAGCTGACCCTGTCGCCGGGTTCGGGCGGGTCGCAAAGTGGCGGTTCGGGCATCAGCGACTTCAGTTTCGATGTTCCGGTTGCCGATATTGACGGCGACGGTATCGCTGACGCGGACGATCTCGATACCGACGGTGACGGGCTTACCGACGCGGAAGAAGGGCTCGCGACTGTTTCGCCTAGCACGATCACCATTGCCTTCAACGGCGACGAATTCGCGGCGTCTGAAGAGGACAATACACGGTGGGAGCTGCGGGACCCGGACGGAAATCTTGTTGCAAGCGACGACAATATCAGTTCCGGGACGACCGTGACGACCATCTCCGTCGGCGATCTGGGCGATTATTCATTTACGGTATTTGACGATTTTGGCGACGGGATCTCCGGTGACAATCCGGCGCGTTTCACGGTTTCTGTCGATGATACGGTGGTGATCGATTCTGGGCCCAACCCGAATTTCGGAACCACGTTCAGCGAGAGTTTTGCGGTTGAAGAACGTGAGGTGACGCGGGACACAGACGGAGACGGTGTTGCCGATCACCTTGATCTCGATAGTGATAATGACGGCATTACGGACAACGTCGAAGCCCAAAGCACGGACGGCTATGTCGCACCGAGTGGTTCGGATTCCAACGGTGACGGCATTGATGACAGTTATGCCAACGGACTGACACCGGTAGACACCGATGGCGACGGCACGGCCGATTATCTCGATAGCGATTCAGACGATGACGGTGTTTCGGACGCGGATGAAGCCGGGCATGGACAAAGCCAGCAAGCCATTGACGCATCGGGTGATGCAGATTTTGACGGTATAGCGGATGTTGTCGATGATGTAGACGGCCGCGATGTGAACGACACTGATGTCGACGGAGGCATCTTTACCCTTTCAGACAGCGACGGAGACAGAAGCGCTTCGGGCAACGGGGCAGCGCCCGGCACGGCTGACTTCGATTACCGGGATGCCACAGGGCGCGACTTCATTGTCGAGGGCTCTTCGGGTTCTGACCGGATTGACGATAATTACGCTGGCGATCCGGATAATGATCGCATCGACAACAACGATGCGGCAGACGGGTCTGATGACGACCTCGTTCTCGCGGGTGCGGGTGATGATGAGGTCGAGGGGGGCGCGGGCTCCGACACGTTGCGGGGCGAAGAGGGCGACGACACGCTGACGGGTGGGTACGCGGACGGCACTGCGGGTATTGGCGGGACATCGCAGGTCGGAAACGCGTTCACGGTCATCAGTTTGGGCAACAGGTCCGATAGTGATGCTGACGAAACGGATGGTGGACAAACAGACAACGCTGAAGCGCTTTTGGGGACTTTTGGCGGCTTTGGTGCAGAACTCTATAACAATTTCGCAAGCGCTGTCGCCAATGACACCGATGGCAACGGGCAGGTGGATGACGATGACGACGGCACCGTCAGCGAAACCATCACGATTGACGGCACCGACCTTCAGGTCGATTCCGCGACCGTCTATTCCGCAACCGCTACATTTATCGACGGCACGTCCGGCACTTTTTCGGCCGTCGTGTTTCAAACGACCACGGGCGATGTCTTTCTCGCGCCTGAGTTGTCCGACAATACGGATAATGCGCTCCTGACCAGCGCGCCGATCGAGTCGATTTCGCTCAACGGTGTCCTTGTCGATAACACGTTCCTGTCTTCGAACAGGCTTGATGCTAACTACCGCGTGCCTGCGAACGATACCTCTGCGGACAGTCTCGATGGTGGTGCAGGCAATGATGACCTGCGCGGCGCCGCCGGGGATGATACCCTCGAGGGGGGAAGCGGAAATGATACGCTTGGCGGGAGCATGGGGCGTGACAGCCTGATCGGTGGCGACGGCGATGACGTCATCAGAGTTTCGGAGGGCGATACGGCCGACGGGGGGGAAGGCGACGATCTCTTCATTCTCGAGGATCTGCGCGAAAGTGGAAATGCTTCCATCACGATTGTCGGTGGCGAAGGGGGGGAGACGGAAGGCGATACTCTCCAGCTTACGCCGGATGTGTCGTTTTCCGATATCACGTTCACGGATACCGACGACGAAAATGGCGGCCTGTCGGGTAACTTCACCACCTCCGACGGCACGTTTGTTTCGTTTTCGGAAATCGAAAATATCATCTGCTTCACGCCCGGAACCCGCATCCTTACCGAGGCGGGCGAGCGCGCTATTGATACATTGAGACCCGGCGACAGGATCATAACGCGCGATCACGGCGCGCAACCGTTGCGCTGGATGGGCCGTCGCTCCGTACCGGGTATCGGTCATTTGGCCCCGATCGAATTGAGCGCAGACAGTCTCCCCGGTTTGTCGTGCACCACGCGCGTCTCGCCGCAGCACCGGTTTTTGCTGAGCGGTTATGAGGCAGAGTTACTGTTCGGCGAAGAGGAAGTTCTGGTTGCTGCAAAGCATCTGATCGATCATCAAAGCGTAAGAAGAATTGCCTGTCCCGAAGTCACCTATTTGCACATGATGTTCGACCACCATGAGGTCGTATTCGCAAACGGTTGCGCAACCGAAAGTTTTCACGCAGCGGATACAGGTATGTCTGCCGTTTCGGCGAAAGCGCGCGAGGAAATCTTCGCGATCTTCCCGGAACTGCGATGGAACTTCGGTGGCCACGGAGCAACAGCACGTATGTGCCTAACGGCACGAGAAGCGCGTCTTCTGTCGTCGCAGGGCGATGTCGCAAATCACAATTCCCGATACCTGTCCGCGTGCGGGGATTGA
- a CDS encoding aconitase X swivel domain-containing protein translates to MQHVLKCHIGIGPKVSGTALVADDNFSARYDLDRIKGVFSRPQHKLHGQSYRDVILVLNTAKGGVATAWMLHEMASRGIAPKAILLNSANTILAQGAALADMAMCDRFEDGDVTTLITTGEVVSVDPTLGRVTVERA, encoded by the coding sequence ATGCAACATGTTCTGAAATGTCATATCGGGATCGGCCCAAAGGTCAGTGGCACGGCTCTGGTCGCGGACGATAACTTCTCTGCCCGCTATGACCTTGATCGCATCAAAGGCGTATTTTCGCGCCCGCAGCACAAACTTCATGGTCAGAGCTATCGGGACGTTATTCTTGTTTTGAATACGGCAAAAGGTGGTGTCGCAACCGCCTGGATGCTCCATGAGATGGCGTCACGTGGTATTGCGCCCAAAGCTATTTTGCTGAACTCGGCGAATACAATCCTCGCGCAGGGGGCCGCACTTGCCGACATGGCGATGTGTGACCGGTTCGAAGACGGCGATGTAACCACGCTTATCACTACCGGAGAAGTCGTGTCAGTTGACCCGACGCTCGGCCGTGTCACGGTCGAACGGGCTTGA
- a CDS encoding MipA/OmpV family protein: MRRAVFLSTVFVSAVAAAPVLAQDREISFALRGGLAVAPSYPGADDYEVGPDLGFAFGGLSWGRVNIGRGIGAAPQDGLSFRGAFKVIGDREADDNSELLGLDDVSTAVELGIGATYRQANWLAFGEVRKGVTGHSGWTGTLGADAIFKPDDRWTITAGPRVSFGDSDFADTYFGITDDEATASSFGAFDADGGALGAGFEVQASYLLSEQWSVEGALGYERLLGDAADSPITELGSDDQWRLRIGLSRKFSLNF, translated from the coding sequence ATGCGCCGCGCCGTTTTTCTATCGACAGTTTTCGTCTCTGCCGTCGCCGCGGCTCCCGTGCTTGCGCAGGACCGTGAAATAAGCTTCGCGTTGCGTGGCGGATTGGCCGTTGCACCTTCCTATCCCGGTGCGGATGATTACGAGGTCGGGCCGGATCTGGGATTTGCCTTTGGCGGGCTCAGCTGGGGCCGTGTCAATATCGGCCGTGGTATCGGCGCTGCACCGCAGGACGGTCTGTCGTTCCGCGGCGCGTTCAAAGTGATCGGCGATCGCGAAGCCGACGACAATTCGGAATTGCTTGGCCTGGACGATGTGAGCACCGCCGTCGAATTGGGTATCGGCGCGACCTACCGGCAGGCGAACTGGCTGGCCTTCGGCGAAGTACGCAAAGGCGTGACAGGTCACAGTGGCTGGACCGGTACGCTTGGTGCGGATGCAATTTTCAAGCCGGACGACCGGTGGACCATCACCGCCGGACCCCGTGTCAGCTTTGGCGACAGTGATTTCGCAGATACATATTTCGGCATTACCGATGACGAAGCGACGGCTTCATCGTTCGGAGCGTTCGATGCTGACGGTGGCGCACTGGGCGCAGGTTTCGAAGTGCAGGCGAGCTACTTGCTGTCCGAGCAATGGTCTGTCGAAGGGGCGCTGGGGTACGAACGTCTGCTCGGTGATGCGGCCGACAGCCCCATTACCGAGCTTGGCTCGGATGACCAGTGGCGCCTGCGCATCGGGTTGAGCCGGAAATTCTCCCTAAATTTCTAG
- a CDS encoding fimbria/pilus outer membrane usher protein, which translates to MLSPDPSFGMALNYDLNLRSGKTSGGSFDLEGASIGIEAWTFWNNARLRNTGLLSLPVGRQSNASWTRFSTALEIDYPKAAVIGILGDTLTSSLSWGRPVRLGGLRIHRDFALRRDLVRRPLPAFEGSVAVPSGVDVFIEGNRVFDTEVQSGDFTIEDIPVVNGAGTAIVSLRGEDGTVTRTELSFFGARNLLAPGVADWSVEIGYPRLSFGNRDSSYVDDLVFNGTIRRGITPKLTLEAQLSATRNFRHVAVGQHAVVGNLAEVSFSLGHSRHNDTRGKFYNTTLIAHPLNGRLRFEASHFRASGQYLDLASAIDAQNGFTLSGVDRRRDVVSLSVPGHAGEMTFGASHISIENDTRKTQLTSLGLSSKVWRSDAVLNVNASHDWTRRDTRLAAVVTMKFGKHATQIAHSNTTGSSVFASRAGDGTAGSWGYDAELARNDGEVRVGGRIWAQGRRARLDVSARHASRRSSLDLRLRGAFAMMDRRITAGPQIKSSFAVVDVGAPDVPVRLQNRVVTRTNRSGRAVVTGVQPYNSNRISIDVDDVAQGTIAQVTAADIVPSRTSGIFVALDTKDAAQTRVVKLQYSTGKPVPVGSALIIGGKSHDLGVGYDGLVLLDGVPEGATMETGRCKTRVPPLRTDDTPAVAICG; encoded by the coding sequence ATGTTATCGCCTGACCCCAGCTTTGGCATGGCGCTGAATTACGATCTCAACCTGCGAAGTGGCAAAACCTCAGGCGGCTCGTTCGATCTCGAAGGTGCCAGTATCGGGATCGAGGCGTGGACTTTTTGGAACAACGCACGTCTGCGCAACACGGGCTTGTTAAGTCTACCGGTGGGTCGTCAATCAAACGCAAGCTGGACGCGATTTAGTACAGCGTTGGAGATCGACTATCCCAAAGCCGCGGTAATCGGTATCTTGGGGGACACGCTCACTTCCTCTTTGTCTTGGGGCAGGCCCGTCCGGCTCGGCGGGCTGCGCATCCACCGCGACTTTGCGCTCCGCCGCGATCTGGTACGGCGACCCCTGCCTGCCTTCGAGGGCAGCGTGGCAGTGCCTAGCGGCGTAGACGTCTTCATTGAAGGCAATCGAGTATTCGACACCGAAGTACAAAGCGGCGATTTCACGATCGAGGATATTCCGGTCGTTAATGGTGCCGGAACAGCAATTGTGTCACTGCGCGGAGAAGACGGGACCGTCACCCGTACCGAACTTTCATTCTTCGGAGCGCGAAACCTGCTGGCCCCCGGGGTCGCGGACTGGTCGGTCGAAATCGGATATCCCCGCCTGTCCTTTGGCAACCGTGACAGCAGTTATGTCGATGATTTGGTCTTTAACGGCACCATAAGGCGGGGCATCACACCCAAGCTGACATTGGAGGCGCAGCTTTCAGCCACCCGCAATTTTCGACACGTTGCAGTTGGCCAGCATGCGGTTGTCGGAAATCTCGCCGAGGTGAGCTTCTCCCTCGGACACAGCAGACACAACGACACCCGCGGAAAATTTTACAATACAACACTTATCGCACACCCTCTCAACGGAAGGCTTCGGTTTGAAGCGAGCCATTTCCGCGCCTCCGGTCAGTATCTCGATCTGGCGTCCGCGATCGATGCCCAGAACGGGTTCACACTTTCCGGCGTTGATCGAAGGCGTGACGTCGTCAGTCTGAGCGTGCCGGGTCATGCGGGAGAAATGACGTTCGGAGCGAGCCATATTTCTATCGAAAACGATACGCGAAAAACCCAGCTGACAAGCCTCGGGCTCTCCTCAAAGGTCTGGCGATCGGACGCTGTTCTCAACGTAAACGCCAGTCACGATTGGACGCGGCGCGACACGCGACTGGCCGCTGTGGTGACAATGAAATTCGGCAAACACGCAACGCAGATCGCGCATTCCAACACAACTGGATCGAGTGTGTTCGCGTCCCGCGCAGGTGATGGCACAGCAGGGTCGTGGGGATATGACGCGGAACTGGCGCGCAACGATGGTGAAGTCCGCGTTGGAGGGCGCATTTGGGCGCAAGGCAGGCGCGCACGGCTGGACGTTTCCGCGCGTCACGCATCGCGACGCTCCAGCCTCGATCTGCGGCTTCGCGGTGCCTTCGCGATGATGGACCGCCGGATCACCGCAGGGCCGCAGATCAAAAGCAGTTTCGCGGTCGTGGATGTAGGCGCGCCAGATGTGCCTGTCCGGTTGCAAAACCGCGTTGTGACCCGCACAAACCGCAGCGGCCGCGCGGTTGTTACAGGTGTGCAGCCTTACAATTCCAATCGTATATCGATCGATGTCGATGATGTGGCGCAAGGCACGATTGCACAAGTCACCGCAGCCGACATCGTCCCGTCCCGTACGTCCGGCATTTTCGTAGCTCTTGATACAAAGGACGCTGCACAAACCCGCGTGGTGAAACTGCAATATAGCACAGGAAAACCCGTACCGGTCGGATCAGCGCTCATCATTGGCGGCAAATCTCATGATCTGGGGGTCGGTTACGACGGGCTGGTGCTCCTCGACGGCGTTCCCGAAGGCGCGACAATGGAAACAGGCCGGTGCAAAACGCGCGTCCCGCCGCTTCGAACAGACGACACCCCGGCGGTGGCAATATGCGGATAA
- a CDS encoding spore coat U domain-containing protein, with protein MRITLFILFLIVSTALPPMAQAQSVNCTSSMSDIVFGTVSLRSGVSNQTSGTLSINCTGVGSIGVCIVLASGSGGSGAGFSPRFMRRADSAALAYELRPGGNGASGGTWDREFVRVPTVLGTGRIDVPVFADITSSGVGTGTGAYSTTFSGTAQAHIEFNTNSCNQPGTVRQINAFDVTADVAASCEVDAGAIDFGTLAAAAVTSTVAATGGFVIRCTQGTGYTVSLDNGVGAGASGPTDRRMTGPASQQLRYGLYLNGSVTTPWGQTPGQTVATTGTGNDQTMTVHGRLFAGQPLRAGVYTDSVLITVEY; from the coding sequence ATGCGGATAACGCTGTTCATACTCTTTCTGATCGTTTCGACAGCCCTGCCCCCCATGGCGCAGGCACAGTCTGTTAATTGTACGTCGAGCATGAGTGACATCGTGTTTGGCACGGTCAGTCTGCGCAGTGGGGTAAGCAACCAGACTTCTGGCACGTTAAGCATCAATTGCACCGGTGTTGGCAGCATCGGGGTCTGCATCGTTTTGGCGTCCGGGTCGGGCGGCAGCGGTGCAGGTTTTTCACCCCGTTTCATGCGCCGCGCGGATTCCGCAGCGCTCGCCTACGAGTTGCGCCCCGGCGGGAATGGCGCGTCCGGCGGAACGTGGGATCGCGAATTTGTGCGGGTTCCTACGGTTCTAGGGACTGGCAGGATCGATGTGCCGGTGTTTGCCGATATTACGTCATCAGGTGTCGGCACAGGTACCGGCGCCTATAGCACCACGTTTTCCGGCACTGCGCAGGCCCATATCGAATTTAATACAAATTCGTGCAACCAACCTGGCACGGTGCGACAAATCAATGCCTTTGACGTCACCGCAGACGTCGCCGCCAGTTGCGAGGTGGATGCTGGAGCCATCGATTTCGGGACGCTGGCCGCCGCTGCCGTGACATCGACAGTCGCGGCCACAGGCGGCTTCGTCATCCGCTGCACACAAGGGACGGGGTACACCGTGTCGCTCGACAACGGAGTGGGCGCTGGCGCCAGCGGACCCACGGACCGACGGATGACCGGGCCCGCAAGCCAACAGCTGCGCTATGGTTTGTATCTAAATGGTTCGGTTACGACGCCTTGGGGCCAGACCCCCGGCCAGACTGTCGCAACGACCGGTACAGGCAATGACCAAACGATGACAGTCCACGGTCGGCTGTTCGCGGGCCAACCTTTGCGCGCCGGCGTCTATACAGATTCCGTTCTGATCACCGTGGAGTACTGA
- a CDS encoding TRAP transporter large permease subunit, translating to MEWFEALGLLIGSILVLMAIGMPVALAFLAANIIGAWFFMGGARGVTLMLNNGFGSLTNFALVPIPLFLLMGEIFFHTGLGKRMFNAIDKLLGRLPGRLSYVTVLGGTAFSTLSGSSMGSTALLGSLMVPEMTQRGYKKHMSIGPILGTGGLAIIIPPSALAVLLATLARIDVGALLIAGIVPGLILASFYIATIYVQTRIDPDAAPAYDVETLSVSAKFGLLFRDILPMLSVMVLIVIGMVAGLITPSEAAAFGALGVLILALVFRCLSWQALRKSVVGALRVTLMAYLIVFGSATFSQLLAFSGASSGLIRWATAFDLAPIAMLLVMFGVLLLLGMFMEQISMMLLTVPIFFPLATTLGFDPIWFGLIILLALEISFTTPPFGLLLFVMKGVAPRETTMRDIYGSAIPYMACSMLLVALLIAFPQIALWLPGL from the coding sequence CTTGGCCTGCTGATCGGGTCCATTCTGGTGCTCATGGCGATCGGGATGCCCGTCGCGCTTGCCTTTCTGGCGGCAAATATCATCGGTGCGTGGTTCTTTATGGGCGGGGCACGCGGCGTGACGCTGATGCTCAACAACGGCTTTGGCAGTCTGACCAATTTTGCGCTCGTGCCGATCCCGCTTTTCCTCCTGATGGGTGAAATCTTTTTCCATACCGGCCTCGGCAAACGCATGTTCAATGCAATTGACAAGCTGCTTGGCCGCCTGCCGGGCCGCTTGTCCTACGTAACGGTTCTTGGCGGCACGGCGTTTTCCACCTTGTCGGGGTCCTCGATGGGATCGACGGCCCTTCTGGGCAGTCTCATGGTGCCGGAAATGACGCAGCGCGGGTATAAAAAGCATATGTCGATCGGGCCGATTTTGGGGACGGGCGGGTTGGCCATCATCATTCCCCCATCGGCGCTCGCCGTGCTTCTGGCGACGCTTGCGCGTATCGATGTCGGTGCGTTGTTGATCGCGGGCATTGTGCCGGGCTTGATCCTTGCGTCTTTCTACATCGCGACAATCTATGTGCAGACGCGTATCGATCCCGACGCAGCACCCGCTTACGACGTCGAAACATTGAGCGTCAGTGCGAAATTCGGCCTGCTGTTCCGTGACATTCTGCCAATGCTGTCGGTGATGGTGCTGATCGTGATCGGTATGGTCGCGGGGCTCATAACACCGTCCGAAGCGGCGGCTTTCGGTGCCTTGGGCGTCTTGATCCTCGCGCTGGTTTTCCGGTGCCTGAGCTGGCAAGCGCTGCGAAAGTCCGTTGTCGGCGCTTTGCGGGTGACGCTCATGGCGTATCTGATTGTGTTCGGCTCTGCGACCTTCAGCCAGCTGCTCGCTTTCTCTGGCGCGTCCTCCGGGCTCATTCGCTGGGCGACGGCTTTCGATCTTGCCCCGATCGCGATGCTTCTGGTGATGTTTGGCGTTCTTTTGCTGCTCGGGATGTTCATGGAACAGATCTCCATGATGTTGCTGACGGTCCCGATCTTCTTTCCATTGGCGACGACGCTGGGTTTTGATCCCATCTGGTTTGGTCTCATCATTTTGCTGGCGCTCGAAATCAGCTTTACGACCCCTCCTTTCGGGCTACTTCTTTTTGTGATGAAGGGCGTTGCCCCCCGCGAGACGACGATGCGAGATATCTATGGGTCGGCCATTCCGTATATGGCGTGCTCCATGCTGCTGGTGGCGCTGCTCATTGCGTTTCCGCAGATCGCGCTGTGGCTTCCCGGGTTGTAA
- a CDS encoding aconitase X catalytic domain-containing protein, with product MKLDDQETAMLAGEMGPARRWAIEHQLQVGRMFDAEDMVAVSQSHMMADPESLGAAGVEFVENIAAEGARIAIPMITDPRGVDLTYYEPLGQTEAMADLERRFVAACLKMGIMMTDTCINYQTIMPPVLGDHVAYGDTGVVIYSNSVCGARSNFEGGPSALAAGLTGRTPRYGLHLDRHRQATQRYVVRNQPEGLTDWGVLGATIGRMAGSYWEVPVIEGIETRPTSDEIKHMGAAMASYGSTPLFHIVGITPECRTLADVSAQNLPPRDVTSDDLAALRQPFGAQGEAVDVVVFAAPQLSLVEMQQVASLCQGRKISEATSLLVCTSPSVYADAQRLHYNEAIQKFGGKVLQGTCFYQQYAREIGEANGWKRLLSNSTKIVNILGGYGYLPALASMEDCIASAEKGVIV from the coding sequence TTGAAACTCGATGATCAGGAAACAGCGATGCTTGCTGGCGAAATGGGGCCGGCAAGGCGATGGGCAATTGAACACCAGTTGCAGGTCGGTCGCATGTTCGATGCCGAAGACATGGTGGCGGTCAGCCAGTCCCATATGATGGCCGACCCGGAGTCTTTGGGCGCGGCGGGTGTCGAATTTGTCGAAAATATCGCGGCCGAAGGAGCCAGAATCGCCATTCCGATGATCACGGATCCAAGGGGTGTCGATCTGACGTATTACGAACCATTGGGCCAGACAGAAGCGATGGCGGATCTGGAACGTCGGTTCGTCGCGGCTTGTCTGAAGATGGGTATCATGATGACAGATACCTGCATCAATTATCAGACAATCATGCCACCTGTGCTGGGCGATCACGTCGCGTACGGCGACACCGGTGTCGTCATCTATTCCAACTCCGTCTGCGGCGCGCGGTCAAACTTCGAGGGCGGCCCCTCTGCTTTGGCGGCAGGACTCACGGGCCGTACTCCGCGCTACGGTTTGCATCTTGACCGGCACCGTCAGGCAACGCAGCGATATGTCGTTCGCAATCAGCCCGAAGGGTTGACAGATTGGGGTGTGCTTGGCGCCACCATCGGACGGATGGCGGGTAGCTATTGGGAAGTGCCGGTGATCGAAGGGATCGAGACGCGCCCCACGTCAGACGAGATCAAACATATGGGCGCAGCTATGGCGAGTTACGGCTCTACACCGCTTTTCCATATCGTAGGAATTACCCCGGAGTGCCGCACCCTCGCAGATGTGTCCGCACAGAACCTGCCGCCGCGCGATGTGACATCTGACGACCTTGCCGCGCTGCGCCAACCATTCGGTGCACAGGGCGAAGCGGTGGACGTCGTGGTATTTGCAGCCCCCCAACTGAGCCTTGTCGAGATGCAGCAGGTTGCGTCACTGTGTCAGGGGCGAAAAATATCCGAGGCCACATCCCTGTTGGTCTGCACCTCACCGAGTGTCTACGCCGATGCGCAGCGATTGCACTACAACGAAGCAATACAGAAATTTGGTGGGAAAGTCCTTCAAGGTACGTGTTTCTATCAGCAATATGCCCGCGAAATCGGCGAAGCGAACGGCTGGAAGAGACTGCTGAGCAATTCCACAAAAATTGTAAATATCTTGGGGGGATACGGATATCTTCCAGCGCTTGCATCAATGGAAGACTGCATCGCTTCGGCCGAGAAAGGCGTAATTGTCTAA
- a CDS encoding molecular chaperone, producing the protein MLQKATMLKVLTLMTAAFYASVASATSLSVTPTKVEVASGNAQTTMTIKSEGRGGSVVQLRIFKWKEGQHPSRLRETRDVVISPPMAQIKGRQELTARIVRRSTRKIRGRECYRVLVDRLPDNQRRASEISLRIRHSVPVCFTG; encoded by the coding sequence ATGTTGCAGAAAGCGACGATGCTGAAAGTTCTGACTTTGATGACAGCGGCATTTTATGCGAGTGTGGCGAGTGCGACGTCGCTCTCAGTGACGCCAACGAAGGTTGAAGTAGCGTCGGGGAATGCCCAGACCACGATGACCATCAAAAGCGAGGGGCGCGGTGGTTCGGTCGTGCAACTACGCATTTTCAAATGGAAAGAGGGCCAGCATCCGTCGAGGTTACGCGAAACCCGCGATGTCGTCATTAGCCCTCCGATGGCACAGATAAAGGGCAGGCAGGAATTAACGGCACGGATCGTTCGGCGCAGCACGCGCAAGATCCGCGGTCGGGAATGCTACCGGGTTCTGGTTGACAGACTGCCGGACAACCAACGCCGTGCAAGCGAAATCAGCCTGCGCATTCGACACTCCGTTCCGGTGTGCTTTACGGGATAG